TTGCTCGGCAGCTCCGTGATAAAGCGAGGAGCTCGAGCCACGCTGGTTTCGAAAAGCTTGCTCAGATCCCGAGTGGCCAGACCTGTCACCGTGTTGGAAATCATGTTCGCGACATAGAGTCGCTCGCCATCCTGAGAGAGCGTCAGACCATAGGGCTCGTATCCGACCTTGACAGAGTCGACCACCGTCAAACTGTCCAGATCCACGACTTGGATACAGTAGTCGTACAGGCAGCTGACATAGAGCTTCGACTCGTCCTTTGACAGAACCGCGTCCGCAGGGAAACTTCCCAGCGCTAATTCACGAGTCACGCTCTGGGTCTCTAGGTCGATGACAGAGAGGCTGCTACTGGTATTGTTTATCACATACAGCTCGCCTCTCTTCTGCGAGAGCGACAGAGCGAGCGGCGAGTGGTAGCTCTCCTCCAGCCAAGGAGCGGTTTCGTCGCTGGAGAAAGCGTCTATCGCACCGCCCAGCGAGAGCAAAAAGCCAACGAAGAGAAACAGAATTTTGTATTCGCGACACATATACAAGCTCCTATGCAATGGGGTTCTCCGCTTCCTTGTCCTTGGCCTCGTGTCCGCGTAGCCACTTGATGTAGATGATTAGCTTTTCCAGCTCCTCGTCTGTCATCTGCTTGCGGTAGCCAGGCATCTGGATGACTTGGCGTTCGAGAAAATAGCGACCAACCGGGTGCTCCATCAGACGGGAGCTAGTACCCTTGAGAATCCACTCGCGCAGCTCGTCATCGTCTTTCACCAGTTCCTTGAAGTCCTCTCCATCCCAAGCTGGGATGATGCCGGTGAAACTCTTAGGGTTTGGCATGCCGCCCATGCCAGAAGGGCCATGGCAGCCGAAGCAGCCGAACTCGCGAGCCACGACGCTGCCTTCGTAAGCCTCGTCCGGCATGTTGGGAAAAAACTCCGCTACCGCCACGAAATAGGCCACCAGATCGTCAAGCTCCCGCTCCGAAACCAGGCCCTCGTAGGCCGGCATCGGCTCGATGTTCTCCGCTCGCAGGCCCTCGATCGGTGGGTGCTGCTCGTCATGAGGTTTTCCATACAGGATCCATTCGCGGATCTCCTGCTCGTTATCTACGTACATGACCGCGGTGCCTTTTTCCCAGCCCGGCATGCGACCGGCAGGGGAGATCGGATCGGGAATGCCGTTCACTCCATCGGGGCCGTGACACGCGAAGCAGCCCATCTCATGAGCCAGCTGCTTGCCGCGAATGGCTGGCGTGACCTCAGGCCGCCGAATCGCGTAGAGCGTGCCTACCGCGACAGCAAGCACGCCAGGGATGAGGAGCAGAAGCAGGCGACTTTTGAGGAGCTTGCCACCGCAACAACGTAAAAGGGAGGTTTGGGGATACGCGGGCATACGCAGGGCCCAAAAGCGTATAAGGAACCCTTTTCGTCAATTTCCGTGGGGTAAGCTGCCGTTATACCGGGGTGGATCGCAATTGCGATAAAACCGCCTAATCCACTGGAAAACAGCTACTTATTACGCCCATCGTTCCGGCTGAATCCTAGTCCAATCGGCCCGCTTGGGAATGGTGGCGAACGCGTTGTTTCCGATGGACTGCTTAGAGATGGGCGAGCCCCTACTCCACTCCGCTATCGATTTCCTGGATCTGGGTCGTCACCGAATACTGCTTTCCTTGCCGGTAGAAAACGATCTCCACCTGCTCGCCCGCCTTTTTCAGGTCGAAGGCGTGATAGAGATCGTCCACGTTGCGAATCGGGGCGCCATTGACGCCCTGTAGTACATCTCCCAATACAATTCTTCCCATACGGTCGCGCGTCGTTCCCTGAAGCCCCGCCTTTTCAGCGGGGGATCCCGGCAGGACCTCGCGCAGGAGCACTCCCTCGATGCCCAACCTGCTAGCGAGCCCGGCGAAGCTCTGGTCGCTAAAGACGGTCACCCCAATTCCAGAACGGATCGGTCGTCCGAATTCTATGATCTGCCCCACGATGCGCTTGATGGTGTTGGACGGGACGGCGAAGCCGATACCGGTGGAGTCGCGCAGGATCAGCGTATTCATTCCGATGAGACGACCTTTGCTATCGAGCAGCGGACCGCCGGAATTACCGGGATTGATCGCCGCGTCGGTCTGGATCATATCGCGAATGGTCACGTTTTTCACGATCGAGGTCATGCTTCGCCCTAGAGCGGAAATCGTGCCCACGGTCAGCGTATGGTCGAGGCCGAACGGATTGCCGATGGCGATGCTCTTCTGTCCAACCAATATCTTGGAGGAATCCGCCACCAGCTCGCCCAGCGGAGTGACGTTGGTTTCCACCAGATCGATTTTCAACACAGCCAAATCCTTGCTGGGCTCCACCCCGACCTTGACCGCCTCGTAGGTGTTGCCGTCGATCAGCGTAACCGCGATGCGATCCGCCTGCTGCACCACGTGGTAGTTGGTCACGATGTGTCCGCGAGCATCCCAGAGAAAACCGGAACCGGTATTTTGGGGAATCTCCGACACGGTCCAGGTGCGGATGTCGAACTGATTCTGTATGTTATGGACGAATACAACGGCTGGGGACGCTTTCTGAAAAACCTCGATGGTATTGCGTTCGCCCGGCAAGAACGTCTGATCCGTGGGTCCGCCGCTTCGAGCGCCATCGCGCGTCCCCTGATGAGTCTCTTCGAAGAGGTAGTTGGCCACGTAGGTGACGAGAAAGACGCAGATCGCGAAAAGCAGGAAGGGAAAGACGAAGCGGTAGGGTTTGCTGGAATTCGACATGGTTGGGAGTGACTGTCTTCTGTCTAGAGCAGATCTTCGCGGGAGCAAGGAAAGCCCGAACACGGAAATCAAAAAGAGATTGTCGCAGCCCTGCGGCGACCTAGACTGTTCGTTTTCATGAGCTGCGAAAACGAACACTTCGACGCCGCGATCTCCTCGCTGAAGCGCGAGCGCTACCGCATCACCGAGCCACGAAAGGCCCTCCTGCGCCTGCTCGTCGATAGCGAGCGGCCCCTGAGCGCCGAGGAGGCGCACGATCGATTGGGCTCCAGCGACTACGATCTGGTCACCGTTTATCGCAATCTCGAAACCTTCGAAACGGCAGGAATCGCCACTCGCATCCTAACCGAGTCCGGAAAGTCGCTTTTCGAGCTCAATCGCTCCGAACACCACCATCACCACATCATCTGTCGCAAGTGCCACCGAGCCGAGCGGCTCGACCACTGCGAGATCGAAAAGCTGGAAACCTTGGCCACCAAGCTCGGCTTCACCGAAGTCACCCACGTGCTCGAGCTCTACGGCGTCTGCGACGATTGCCGCTAGGCGAGTGAAACGGGCCCGCTCCCTAGCCGTGCGAGCAGCAAGACCGACGACAGCTCGGCCGATGCCAATGCCAGTTCTTCCAATGACCCATCACGAAAACCAGCCCACCCGCTAGCGTCGCTACCGGGTGAAACTCCTCGCTCAGGAACGGACGCACGCAGGCGAAAATGGCCACGCCTAGAAGCAGGAACCAAAAGATCTGCTTGCGGCGATGGCGAAGGTAGCCGCGCCAGTAGCCCCAGGTGGCGACCAGAAAGATGATGCCCATCATCACCCATTCGAATTCGTGATCAGCCACGAAATCCAATCCGATCAAAGGCAGGATTCCAATCAGAAGCGGCACCGAGAGGCAGTGAATGGCGCACAGCACCGACAGCGAGATCCCCAGCAGGTCCCACGTCTTGTTGTCTCCGATCTCCTCGCTCTCACGCATTTTCCCATGCAAGAATGAAACCGCGGGGTAATGCAAGGCATTTGCATGTAATATCGCTATAAATTTGCGTTTAGAGCAAGACTCCCTGCTGCGAAGCGGGTTCGAGGTTCTAGGCTCCTTGGCGGGCGAGCAGCTGCACTCGCTGGTCCTTGCGGCAGAGTTCGATGCTGTTGATCGATTCGAGCGTCGGCTCCAGGCTGGAGAGTCGAATGGGTTTTGGGATGTATCCTTGCGCTCCCAGCCGTCGAGCGGAGGAACGGTCCCGCGGATCGGTGGAGGTCGAGCAGATGATCACCGGAATTCCGGCGAAACGCTCATCCTGCTTCATCAACTGGAGAAACTCGAACCCATCCATCACCGGCATGTTGATGTCCAGAAGGATGAGGTCGATGGCGCTGCGGTTCTCGTCCTCGAGCAATGCGAGGGCCTCCGCTCCATTGTTGACCGCCTGGATGTTCATTTCCAACTGATCAAGCTTCTGCAACATCATACGGGTCAACATGATATCGTTTGGATTATCCTCCACGTGCAGCACGTTTGCGATGCGCTCGACGTGTTGGCCTTGAGGCTTCGAGCGA
The DNA window shown above is from Pelagicoccus sp. SDUM812003 and carries:
- a CDS encoding c-type cytochrome, translating into MPAYPQTSLLRCCGGKLLKSRLLLLLIPGVLAVAVGTLYAIRRPEVTPAIRGKQLAHEMGCFACHGPDGVNGIPDPISPAGRMPGWEKGTAVMYVDNEQEIREWILYGKPHDEQHPPIEGLRAENIEPMPAYEGLVSERELDDLVAYFVAVAEFFPNMPDEAYEGSVVAREFGCFGCHGPSGMGGMPNPKSFTGIIPAWDGEDFKELVKDDDELREWILKGTSSRLMEHPVGRYFLERQVIQMPGYRKQMTDEELEKLIIYIKWLRGHEAKDKEAENPIA
- a CDS encoding trypsin-like peptidase domain-containing protein, with translation MSNSSKPYRFVFPFLLFAICVFLVTYVANYLFEETHQGTRDGARSGGPTDQTFLPGERNTIEVFQKASPAVVFVHNIQNQFDIRTWTVSEIPQNTGSGFLWDARGHIVTNYHVVQQADRIAVTLIDGNTYEAVKVGVEPSKDLAVLKIDLVETNVTPLGELVADSSKILVGQKSIAIGNPFGLDHTLTVGTISALGRSMTSIVKNVTIRDMIQTDAAINPGNSGGPLLDSKGRLIGMNTLILRDSTGIGFAVPSNTIKRIVGQIIEFGRPIRSGIGVTVFSDQSFAGLASRLGIEGVLLREVLPGSPAEKAGLQGTTRDRMGRIVLGDVLQGVNGAPIRNVDDLYHAFDLKKAGEQVEIVFYRQGKQYSVTTQIQEIDSGVE
- a CDS encoding Fur family transcriptional regulator, producing MSCENEHFDAAISSLKRERYRITEPRKALLRLLVDSERPLSAEEAHDRLGSSDYDLVTVYRNLETFETAGIATRILTESGKSLFELNRSEHHHHHIICRKCHRAERLDHCEIEKLETLATKLGFTEVTHVLELYGVCDDCR
- a CDS encoding MerC domain-containing protein, which codes for MRESEEIGDNKTWDLLGISLSVLCAIHCLSVPLLIGILPLIGLDFVADHEFEWVMMGIIFLVATWGYWRGYLRHRRKQIFWFLLLGVAIFACVRPFLSEEFHPVATLAGGLVFVMGHWKNWHWHRPSCRRSCCSHG